A single window of Synechococcus sp. CBW1004 DNA harbors:
- a CDS encoding iron uptake porin encodes MKLFQQLLVAPAALGLLAPVAVSAAELNLNGVNQYAADSQEQVTSITQFSDVRPTDWAYQALSNLIERYGCVAGYPNGTFKGGQAMTRYEAAALLNACLDRISEVTDELKKLMAEFEKELAVLRGRVDGLEAKVGELEANQFSTTTKLKGIATFVIGANSYGGSAQVTPLGATVNNALFGTALVPGSEFADNARALQGATAFNYDVRLNFDTSFTGKDLLRTTLRAGNFADSPFGQPVVGLNALEVGFEESCGAGADCGDVVAINRLFYQFPIGSNFTATIGGRVRQDDMLALWPSVYPADTVLDVFTYAGAPGTYSLNLGAGGGLWWKSGNWSISANYVAANGDVGNPSEGGIGTSGSSETGTVQLGYGSSNFGLAVAYTYSNGAGIYTGNGTPLAAFGFANSESVNSVGISGYWQPTNAGWFPSISAGWGINSHNADDSTFVGEIVDGATTQSWYVGLQWADAFIKGNSLGMGVGQATFLTNSGNDSNLEANDGNYAWEWWYKFQVTDNISVTPALYYLSAPQGQLQKSDNDSFSNFGGLVKTTFRF; translated from the coding sequence ATGAAACTCTTCCAGCAATTGCTGGTTGCCCCGGCCGCCCTCGGGCTGCTGGCTCCTGTGGCCGTCAGTGCCGCCGAGCTCAACCTCAATGGCGTGAATCAGTACGCCGCTGACAGCCAGGAGCAGGTCACCAGCATCACCCAGTTCTCGGACGTGCGTCCGACCGATTGGGCTTACCAGGCTCTCTCCAACCTGATCGAGCGCTACGGCTGCGTCGCCGGTTATCCCAACGGCACCTTCAAGGGTGGCCAGGCGATGACCCGTTATGAGGCCGCCGCTCTGCTCAACGCCTGCCTCGACCGCATCAGCGAGGTGACCGATGAGCTGAAGAAGCTGATGGCCGAGTTCGAGAAGGAACTCGCCGTGCTGCGCGGTCGCGTTGATGGCCTCGAAGCCAAGGTGGGTGAGCTGGAGGCCAATCAGTTCTCCACCACCACCAAGCTGAAGGGTATCGCCACCTTCGTGATCGGCGCCAACAGCTACGGCGGCAGCGCTCAGGTCACCCCTCTGGGTGCGACGGTCAACAACGCCCTGTTCGGCACCGCCCTGGTCCCCGGCAGCGAGTTCGCTGACAACGCCCGTGCCCTGCAGGGCGCCACGGCGTTCAACTACGACGTTCGCCTGAACTTCGACACCAGCTTCACCGGTAAGGACCTGCTGCGCACCACCCTGCGTGCCGGCAACTTCGCCGATTCCCCCTTCGGTCAGCCCGTGGTGGGTCTGAACGCCCTGGAAGTCGGCTTTGAAGAGAGCTGCGGCGCCGGCGCTGACTGCGGTGACGTGGTCGCGATCAACCGCCTCTTCTACCAGTTCCCGATCGGTTCGAACTTCACCGCCACCATCGGTGGTCGTGTCCGTCAGGACGACATGCTGGCCCTGTGGCCCAGCGTGTACCCCGCTGACACCGTTCTCGACGTCTTCACCTACGCCGGTGCTCCCGGCACCTACAGCCTGAACCTCGGTGCTGGTGGTGGTCTGTGGTGGAAGAGCGGCAACTGGAGCATCAGTGCCAACTACGTCGCCGCCAACGGTGATGTGGGCAACCCTTCCGAGGGTGGCATCGGTACCAGCGGCTCCTCTGAGACCGGCACCGTTCAGCTGGGCTACGGCAGCTCCAACTTCGGTCTGGCTGTCGCCTACACCTACAGCAACGGCGCTGGTATCTACACCGGCAACGGCACGCCTCTGGCCGCCTTCGGGTTCGCCAACTCCGAGAGCGTGAACTCCGTCGGCATCAGCGGCTACTGGCAGCCCACCAACGCTGGCTGGTTCCCCTCGATCAGCGCCGGCTGGGGCATCAACAGCCACAACGCCGATGACAGCACCTTCGTCGGTGAGATCGTCGACGGCGCCACCACCCAGTCCTGGTATGTGGGTCTGCAGTGGGCCGATGCCTTCATCAAGGGCAACTCCCTCGGCATGGGTGTCGGTCAGGCCACCTTCCTGACCAACTCCGGCAACGACAGCAACCTCGAAGCCAACGACGG